One segment of Thermosynechococcus sp. HN-54 DNA contains the following:
- a CDS encoding peptidase has protein sequence MKRRWWFLVCMVALGLILGGTQGNWESLAGTTSLTRQNIQLPAAVHYPLPPSLAKISTTGEDYFDEVQPVEVGYLLWTEFPVTVAIEPPQWDPNHVWQAAAERAVQEWSAYLPLELVDPSLPANIRLLSQRPTDQNNRRARSAETSYELFVDRQGILRHRCRVVVRPSQAPKFVLAALRHELGHALGIWGHSPLPTDVLYFAQVADPPPISQRDVNTLRRVYEQPTRLGQRLPELTPHG, from the coding sequence ATGAAGCGTCGGTGGTGGTTCTTGGTGTGCATGGTTGCCCTCGGACTAATCCTAGGAGGAACCCAAGGAAATTGGGAGTCCTTGGCCGGGACGACAAGCCTAACGCGCCAGAATATTCAATTGCCAGCGGCAGTGCACTATCCGTTGCCCCCCTCCCTAGCTAAGATTTCCACAACAGGCGAGGACTATTTTGATGAAGTTCAACCAGTGGAAGTAGGCTATCTACTGTGGACAGAATTTCCAGTCACCGTTGCTATCGAACCGCCGCAGTGGGATCCAAACCATGTGTGGCAAGCCGCCGCAGAACGGGCAGTACAGGAGTGGTCAGCCTATTTGCCCCTAGAACTTGTTGATCCCAGCCTCCCAGCCAATATCCGCCTCCTCTCCCAACGGCCAACGGATCAAAATAACCGCCGCGCTCGCTCTGCGGAAACCAGCTATGAACTCTTTGTGGATCGCCAAGGCATTTTACGCCATCGCTGCCGTGTGGTGGTGCGCCCCTCCCAAGCTCCCAAGTTTGTCCTTGCTGCCCTGCGCCACGAACTGGGGCATGCCCTTGGCATTTGGGGACATAGTCCTTTGCCAACCGATGTCCTTTATTTTGCCCAAGTGGCCGATCCACCACCCATTTCCCAGCGGGATGTGAATACCCTGCGGCGAGTCTATGAGCAACCCACACGCTTGGGACAGCGGCTACCGGAGTTGACCCCCCATGGATGA
- a CDS encoding DUF819 domain-containing protein — MDESLTLWGILLTLTALGLWLEHRFRWAARVGSSLIILILAAICANLGVIPQQSPVYDTIYGTITSLAIVWLLLLVNLQDVRRLGRSALLAFALASFGTLMGALLASLLFHSRFLGDTPRLAGSLAASYIGGSINFVGVGRALNLSDLLFSAATTADNLLTAVWLAITLTLPSLLTRFYPSRDAGDTVTVVPLPTTSAIAPVDLAILLSLAMALLVLSTALNQFLPSIPTVVWLTTLSLAVAQFKWIRYLRGTGALGIFGLNLFFTAIGAGTHLPSLIPVGLEMILFTTVIVFTHGVVTFGLGALLKWDVELLALASQAAIGGPTTAVAQATGRHQPQLMGVGITLGLVGYAIANYLGLALAQVLRWIGLG; from the coding sequence ATGGATGAATCCTTGACGCTTTGGGGCATTTTGCTGACGCTGACGGCTCTGGGGCTATGGCTAGAGCATCGCTTTCGCTGGGCCGCACGGGTGGGGTCTTCTTTGATTATTCTGATTTTGGCAGCCATTTGCGCCAATCTTGGCGTGATTCCCCAACAATCGCCGGTCTATGACACGATCTACGGCACCATCACCTCGTTGGCGATTGTCTGGCTCCTGTTGCTAGTAAACTTGCAGGATGTACGCCGTTTGGGGCGATCGGCACTGTTGGCCTTTGCCCTTGCCAGTTTTGGAACCTTGATGGGTGCTCTCCTCGCTAGCCTGCTATTCCACAGTCGCTTTTTGGGGGATACGCCCCGCTTAGCGGGAAGTTTGGCGGCGAGTTACATTGGCGGGAGTATTAACTTCGTCGGCGTTGGGCGTGCCCTCAATCTTTCAGATTTGCTCTTTAGTGCCGCGACGACAGCGGATAACCTGCTCACGGCAGTTTGGCTGGCGATAACCCTTACTCTACCCTCGCTATTGACCCGTTTTTATCCCTCACGGGATGCAGGAGACACTGTGACGGTGGTGCCGCTACCGACGACTTCAGCGATCGCCCCCGTGGATTTAGCGATTCTCCTGAGCTTGGCCATGGCCCTTTTGGTCTTGTCAACGGCGCTCAATCAATTTTTGCCGAGCATTCCCACGGTTGTTTGGCTAACGACCCTGAGCTTGGCGGTGGCGCAATTCAAATGGATACGCTATCTGCGGGGCACTGGTGCCTTGGGGATTTTTGGCCTCAATCTCTTTTTTACGGCCATTGGTGCCGGCACCCACCTTCCTTCATTGATCCCGGTGGGACTGGAAATGATTCTCTTTACCACAGTGATTGTTTTCACCCATGGGGTAGTGACATTTGGTTTGGGGGCGCTCCTGAAGTGGGATGTGGAACTCCTTGCCCTTGCTTCCCAAGCGGCGATCGGGGGACCCACCACAGCTGTTGCCCAAGCCACAGGTCGCCATCAACCCCAATTGATGGGGGTCGGGATTACGCTAGGACTCGTCGGGTATGCGATCGCCAACTATTTGGGTTTGGCGCTTGCCCAAGTTCTTCGCTGGATCGGTTTAGGGTAA
- the dapF gene encoding diaminopimelate epimerase, whose amino-acid sequence MSLSFQKYQGLGNDFLLIDNRHQEELLLTPEQAQHWCDRHFGVGADGVIFLLAGTGDSDYRMRMYNADGSVAEMCGNGIRCLAKFIFALEGRAAGEIVRYRIDTLAGLIVPEVQADGQVTVDMGIPQLLAQQIPTTLAAADQKVIDVPLTVGDRQWLVTCVSMGNPHCVTFVEDVAALDLASIGPQFEHHPVFPQRTNTEFVQVLGSDRLRMRVWERGAGMTLACGTGACATLVAAVLTHRLIPVADQAQATVELPGGDLHIRWDLASQHLYMTGPALAVFSGTLP is encoded by the coding sequence ATGAGCCTATCTTTTCAGAAGTACCAGGGGTTAGGTAACGATTTCCTACTCATTGACAATCGCCATCAGGAAGAGCTGCTCTTGACGCCTGAACAAGCCCAACACTGGTGCGATCGCCACTTTGGGGTCGGCGCCGATGGCGTGATTTTCCTACTAGCGGGGACGGGAGACAGTGATTACCGCATGCGGATGTACAACGCCGATGGTTCAGTGGCAGAAATGTGTGGTAATGGCATTCGCTGTTTGGCTAAGTTCATTTTTGCCCTTGAGGGTCGCGCTGCCGGCGAAATCGTGCGCTACCGCATTGACACCCTTGCCGGTCTCATTGTGCCAGAGGTGCAAGCCGATGGTCAGGTGACGGTGGATATGGGGATACCGCAACTTCTGGCGCAGCAGATTCCCACCACCTTGGCAGCCGCAGATCAAAAGGTGATTGATGTCCCCCTAACCGTGGGCGATCGCCAGTGGTTGGTGACCTGCGTGAGTATGGGCAATCCCCATTGCGTCACGTTTGTCGAGGATGTGGCTGCCCTAGATTTAGCCAGCATTGGCCCGCAGTTTGAACATCACCCCGTCTTTCCCCAGCGTACTAATACTGAGTTTGTCCAAGTCCTAGGGAGCGATCGCCTGCGAATGCGGGTTTGGGAGCGGGGAGCCGGCATGACCCTCGCCTGTGGAACCGGTGCCTGTGCCACCCTTGTGGCCGCCGTTCTCACCCATCGCCTTATTCCTGTGGCTGATCAAGCGCAAGCGACCGTTGAACTGCCCGGTGGTGACCTGCATATTCGCTGGGATTTAGCCAGTCAGCATCTGTATATGACCGGGCCTGCCCTCGCAGTCTTTAGCGGTACCTTGCCCTAG
- a CDS encoding vWA domain-containing protein, translating to MNRRRQLWHYPLFQIPLMLLIGCVLLALLFSLLNWGRPSVAVVLSLDLSGSTFDNNPLQFNQPQTVMAQQVAAAKLYLQRNQRDLMNPNAVMIHGFGRNVVFLTPRFETNSDLLLTQLDQALNRSDLLAQVDPTATNLSGAIAMATQQLQQVPNRCRELLLMTNGAAPVDAGVVANARQQRVKINAIVVGDHAPQLAAATQATGGQYRSAAVAILEELVAQTFFEGFNRNARWPIFWGGMAVICFMWLLVLPLDRWVLQGWLHLPMNLAGQIALLNAFFWTVAIPIILWRFPGWPFVQTC from the coding sequence ATGAACCGCCGGCGCCAACTGTGGCATTACCCTCTTTTTCAGATTCCCCTCATGCTCTTGATAGGCTGTGTCCTGCTGGCGCTGCTCTTCTCACTGTTGAATTGGGGACGCCCCAGTGTTGCCGTTGTTCTTTCCCTTGATCTCAGCGGTAGTACATTTGACAATAACCCATTGCAATTCAATCAACCGCAAACGGTAATGGCGCAGCAGGTGGCGGCTGCCAAGCTCTACTTACAACGCAACCAACGGGATCTCATGAATCCCAACGCAGTCATGATCCACGGCTTTGGTCGCAATGTGGTGTTTCTCACCCCTCGGTTTGAGACCAATAGTGATCTGCTCCTTACCCAACTGGATCAAGCCCTCAATCGCAGTGATTTGCTCGCCCAAGTGGATCCCACAGCAACCAATCTTTCGGGGGCGATCGCCATGGCTACCCAACAACTTCAACAGGTGCCCAACCGCTGTCGTGAACTCCTTCTAATGACCAATGGCGCAGCCCCAGTAGATGCAGGCGTGGTGGCCAATGCCCGCCAACAGCGGGTGAAAATCAATGCCATTGTTGTCGGCGATCATGCTCCGCAACTGGCCGCGGCTACCCAAGCCACGGGTGGGCAATACCGCTCTGCTGCCGTTGCCATTCTTGAGGAACTGGTGGCTCAAACCTTTTTTGAGGGCTTCAATCGCAATGCCCGCTGGCCAATCTTTTGGGGGGGCATGGCTGTCATTTGTTTCATGTGGCTTTTGGTGTTGCCCTTGGATCGCTGGGTGTTGCAGGGGTGGTTGCATTTACCCATGAATCTAGCGGGGCAAATTGCCTTACTCAATGCCTTTTTCTGGACAGTGGCAATTCCCATCATTCTCTGGCGGTTTCCGGGCTGGCCTTTTGTACAGACCTGTTGA
- a CDS encoding Hfq-related RNA-binding protein: MTDEFNTGLPSIRQVQTFIKDSTEVEVKLSTSDLVVGKVRWQDMNCLCVVDHYDQPTIIWKQAIVFIKPKLA; encoded by the coding sequence ATGACCGACGAATTCAATACGGGACTGCCCAGCATTCGCCAAGTACAGACCTTCATTAAAGATAGCACCGAGGTTGAAGTGAAACTGAGTACCAGTGATCTCGTGGTCGGCAAGGTGCGCTGGCAGGATATGAATTGTCTGTGCGTGGTTGATCACTACGATCAACCCACAATTATTTGGAAGCAAGCAATTGTCTTTATTAAACCCAAGCTAGCCTAA